In a genomic window of Gossypium arboreum isolate Shixiya-1 chromosome 7, ASM2569848v2, whole genome shotgun sequence:
- the LOC108454347 gene encoding casein kinase 1-like protein 1 isoform X3 produces MEPCVGNKFRLGRKIGSGSFGEIYLGTNVQTNEEVAIKLENVKTKHPQLLYESKLYRILQGGTGIPNLRWFGVEGDYNVLVIDLLGPSLEDLFNFCSRKLSLKSVLMLADQMINRVEFFHSKAFLHRDIKPDNFLMGLGRRANQVYIIDYGLAKKYRDSSTHQHIPYRENKNLTGTARYASMNTHLGIEQSRRDDLESLGFVLMYFLRGSLPWQGLKAGTKKQKYEKISEKKVSTSIEALCRGYPTEFASYFHYCRSLRFDDKPDYAYLKRIFRDLFIREGFQFDYVFDWTILKYQQSQLTNPPARALGLGAGTSSPLPPAIANADRHTAAEDTRAAGLSSMDSSRRRASGPLMSSGNYAKQKSPVANDHSGGSSSRQVGVSSSRDAFAGSDVDPQRSRTAYASPGALQKNSSRQRSPIDSADPKRSMSARNTSHVKNYEAALKGIEGLQFESDERIHY; encoded by the exons ATGGAACCTTGTGTTGGTAATAAGTTTCGACTTGGTCGTAAGATCGGCAGTGGTTCTTTTGGAGAGATCTATCTAG GTACGAACGTTCAGACCAACGAAGAAGTTGCCATTAAGCTT GAAAATGTGAAGACAAAGCATCCTCAGTTGTTATACGAATCGAAGTTATACAGGATCCTGCAGGGAGGAA CTGGGATTCCAAATTTGAGATGGTTTGGAGTTGAGGGAGACTATAATGTCCTGGTTATAGATCTGCTTGGACCTAGTCTTGAAGATCTATTTAATTTTTGCAGTCGGAAACTCTCATTGAAGTCAGTTCTAATGCTTGCAGATCAAATG ATCAACCGTGTTGAATTTTTTCATTCAAAAGCATTCCTACATCGAGATATTAAGCCAGATAATTTTCTTATGGGCTTGGGAAGGCGTGCGAATCAG GTATACATCATCGACTATGGTCTAGCTAAGAAATATAGAGACAGTTCAACCCATCAGCACATTCCATACAG GGAAAATAAGAATCTGACTGGAACTGCAAGATATGCAAGCATGAATACACACTTGGGCATTG AGCAAAGCCGTAGGGATGATTTAGAGTCTCTTGGATTTGTGCTTATGTACTTCCTAAGAGGAAG TCTTCCTTGGCAAGGCCTGAAAGCTGGCACCAAAAAACAGAAATACGAGAAAATTAGTGAGAAGAAAGTTTCTACTTCAATTGAG GCCTTATGTCGAGGTTATCCTACAGAGTTTGCCTCATACTTCCATTATTGCCGTTCACTAAGGTTTGATGATAAGCCAGACTATGCTTATCTTAAAAGAATCTTTCGTGACCTCTTTATTCGTGAAG GCTTCCAGTTCGATTATGTCTTTGATTGGACCATTTTGAAGTATCAGCAATCACAGTTGACCAATCCTCCAGCTCGAGCCCTT GGCCTCGGTGCTGGAACAAGTTCTCCCCTGCCACCTGCAATTGCGAATGCTGACAGACACACTG CTGCAGAGGACACACGAGCAGCTGGTTTGTCATCCATGGATTCTTCTCGGCGGAGAGCATCAGGACCCTTGATGAGTTCTGGAAATTATGCAAAGCAGAAGAGTCCAGTTGCAAATGATCAT TCAGGTGGATCATCTTCAAGACAAGTTGGTGTTTCTAGCAGTCGTGATGCATTTGCTGGTAGCGATGTTGACCCACAACGTTCTCGTACAGCCTACGCTAGCCCCGGAGCACTGCAAAAGAATTCAAGTCGACAAAGAAGTCCCATTGATTCTGCCGACCCTAAGCGGTCAATGTCTGCAAGAAACACCAGTCATGTCAAGAACTATGAAGCGGCCCTCAAAGGAATTGAGGGCCTGCAATTTGAAAGCGACGAGAGAATTCACTATTAA
- the LOC108454347 gene encoding casein kinase 1-like protein 1 isoform X2, giving the protein MEPCVGNKFRLGRKIGSGSFGEIYLGTNVQTNEEVAIKLENVKTKHPQLLYESKLYRILQGGTGIPNLRWFGVEGDYNVLVIDLLGPSLEDLFNFCSRKLSLKSVLMLADQMINRVEFFHSKAFLHRDIKPDNFLMGLGRRANQVYIIDYGLAKKYRDSSTHQHIPYRENKNLTGTARYASMNTHLGIEQSRRDDLESLGFVLMYFLRGSLPWQGLKAGTKKQKYEKISEKKVSTSIEALCRGYPTEFASYFHYCRSLRFDDKPDYAYLKRIFRDLFIREGFQFDYVFDWTILKYQQSQLTNPPARALGLGAGTSSPLPPAIANADRHTAAEDTRAAGLSSMDSSRRRASGPLMSSGNYAKQKSPVANDHFIGQSGGSSSRQVGVSSSRDAFAGSDVDPQRSRTAYASPGALQKNSSRQRSPIDSADPKRSMSARNTSHVKNYEAALKGIEGLQFESDERIHY; this is encoded by the exons ATGGAACCTTGTGTTGGTAATAAGTTTCGACTTGGTCGTAAGATCGGCAGTGGTTCTTTTGGAGAGATCTATCTAG GTACGAACGTTCAGACCAACGAAGAAGTTGCCATTAAGCTT GAAAATGTGAAGACAAAGCATCCTCAGTTGTTATACGAATCGAAGTTATACAGGATCCTGCAGGGAGGAA CTGGGATTCCAAATTTGAGATGGTTTGGAGTTGAGGGAGACTATAATGTCCTGGTTATAGATCTGCTTGGACCTAGTCTTGAAGATCTATTTAATTTTTGCAGTCGGAAACTCTCATTGAAGTCAGTTCTAATGCTTGCAGATCAAATG ATCAACCGTGTTGAATTTTTTCATTCAAAAGCATTCCTACATCGAGATATTAAGCCAGATAATTTTCTTATGGGCTTGGGAAGGCGTGCGAATCAG GTATACATCATCGACTATGGTCTAGCTAAGAAATATAGAGACAGTTCAACCCATCAGCACATTCCATACAG GGAAAATAAGAATCTGACTGGAACTGCAAGATATGCAAGCATGAATACACACTTGGGCATTG AGCAAAGCCGTAGGGATGATTTAGAGTCTCTTGGATTTGTGCTTATGTACTTCCTAAGAGGAAG TCTTCCTTGGCAAGGCCTGAAAGCTGGCACCAAAAAACAGAAATACGAGAAAATTAGTGAGAAGAAAGTTTCTACTTCAATTGAG GCCTTATGTCGAGGTTATCCTACAGAGTTTGCCTCATACTTCCATTATTGCCGTTCACTAAGGTTTGATGATAAGCCAGACTATGCTTATCTTAAAAGAATCTTTCGTGACCTCTTTATTCGTGAAG GCTTCCAGTTCGATTATGTCTTTGATTGGACCATTTTGAAGTATCAGCAATCACAGTTGACCAATCCTCCAGCTCGAGCCCTT GGCCTCGGTGCTGGAACAAGTTCTCCCCTGCCACCTGCAATTGCGAATGCTGACAGACACACTG CTGCAGAGGACACACGAGCAGCTGGTTTGTCATCCATGGATTCTTCTCGGCGGAGAGCATCAGGACCCTTGATGAGTTCTGGAAATTATGCAAAGCAGAAGAGTCCAGTTGCAAATGATCAT TTTATTGGGCAGTCAGGTGGATCATCTTCAAGACAAGTTGGTGTTTCTAGCAGTCGTGATGCATTTGCTGGTAGCGATGTTGACCCACAACGTTCTCGTACAGCCTACGCTAGCCCCGGAGCACTGCAAAAGAATTCAAGTCGACAAAGAAGTCCCATTGATTCTGCCGACCCTAAGCGGTCAATGTCTGCAAGAAACACCAGTCATGTCAAGAACTATGAAGCGGCCCTCAAAGGAATTGAGGGCCTGCAATTTGAAAGCGACGAGAGAATTCACTATTAA
- the LOC108454347 gene encoding casein kinase 1-like protein 1 isoform X1 — MEPCVGNKFRLGRKIGSGSFGEIYLGTNVQTNEEVAIKLENVKTKHPQLLYESKLYRILQGGTGIPNLRWFGVEGDYNVLVIDLLGPSLEDLFNFCSRKLSLKSVLMLADQMINRVEFFHSKAFLHRDIKPDNFLMGLGRRANQVYIIDYGLAKKYRDSSTHQHIPYRENKNLTGTARYASMNTHLGIEQSRRDDLESLGFVLMYFLRGSLPWQGLKAGTKKQKYEKISEKKVSTSIEALCRGYPTEFASYFHYCRSLRFDDKPDYAYLKRIFRDLFIREGFQFDYVFDWTILKYQQSQLTNPPARALGLGAGTSSPLPPAIANADRHTAAEDTRAAGLSSMDSSRRRASGPLMSSGNYAKQKSPVANDHVDHLQDKLVFLAVVMHLLVAMLTHNVLVQPTLAPEHCKRIQVDKEVPLILPTLSGQCLQETPVMSRTMKRPSKELRACNLKATREFTIKRLDIQNLL; from the exons ATGGAACCTTGTGTTGGTAATAAGTTTCGACTTGGTCGTAAGATCGGCAGTGGTTCTTTTGGAGAGATCTATCTAG GTACGAACGTTCAGACCAACGAAGAAGTTGCCATTAAGCTT GAAAATGTGAAGACAAAGCATCCTCAGTTGTTATACGAATCGAAGTTATACAGGATCCTGCAGGGAGGAA CTGGGATTCCAAATTTGAGATGGTTTGGAGTTGAGGGAGACTATAATGTCCTGGTTATAGATCTGCTTGGACCTAGTCTTGAAGATCTATTTAATTTTTGCAGTCGGAAACTCTCATTGAAGTCAGTTCTAATGCTTGCAGATCAAATG ATCAACCGTGTTGAATTTTTTCATTCAAAAGCATTCCTACATCGAGATATTAAGCCAGATAATTTTCTTATGGGCTTGGGAAGGCGTGCGAATCAG GTATACATCATCGACTATGGTCTAGCTAAGAAATATAGAGACAGTTCAACCCATCAGCACATTCCATACAG GGAAAATAAGAATCTGACTGGAACTGCAAGATATGCAAGCATGAATACACACTTGGGCATTG AGCAAAGCCGTAGGGATGATTTAGAGTCTCTTGGATTTGTGCTTATGTACTTCCTAAGAGGAAG TCTTCCTTGGCAAGGCCTGAAAGCTGGCACCAAAAAACAGAAATACGAGAAAATTAGTGAGAAGAAAGTTTCTACTTCAATTGAG GCCTTATGTCGAGGTTATCCTACAGAGTTTGCCTCATACTTCCATTATTGCCGTTCACTAAGGTTTGATGATAAGCCAGACTATGCTTATCTTAAAAGAATCTTTCGTGACCTCTTTATTCGTGAAG GCTTCCAGTTCGATTATGTCTTTGATTGGACCATTTTGAAGTATCAGCAATCACAGTTGACCAATCCTCCAGCTCGAGCCCTT GGCCTCGGTGCTGGAACAAGTTCTCCCCTGCCACCTGCAATTGCGAATGCTGACAGACACACTG CTGCAGAGGACACACGAGCAGCTGGTTTGTCATCCATGGATTCTTCTCGGCGGAGAGCATCAGGACCCTTGATGAGTTCTGGAAATTATGCAAAGCAGAAGAGTCCAGTTGCAAATGATCAT GTGGATCATCTTCAAGACAAGTTGGTGTTTCTAGCAGTCGTGATGCATTTGCTGGTAGCGATGTTGACCCACAACGTTCTCGTACAGCCTACGCTAGCCCCGGAGCACTGCAAAAGAATTCAAGTCGACAAAGAAGTCCCATTGATTCTGCCGACCCTAAGCGGTCAATGTCTGCAAGAAACACCAGTCATGTCAAGAACTATGAAGCGGCCCTCAAAGGAATTGAGGGCCTGCAATTTGAAAGCGACGAGAGAATTCACTATTAAACGCTTGGATATACAAAATTTGTTGTAA
- the LOC108484160 gene encoding uncharacterized protein LOC108484160 yields MENFRPKSCREGKAQQMESKNGINSMQDLRCYSASNGGSTMNNGQTQIPNNVDKFKKSKSSNGSCSKSWNLNDPELRRKKRVASYRVYSVEGKVKGSLKKSFRWLKERYVRVVYGWW; encoded by the coding sequence ATGGAAAATTTTAGACCCAAATCATGTAGGGAAGGAAAGGCTCAACAAATGGAGAGCAAGAATGGCATAAATAGCATGCAAGATCTAAGGTGTTACAGTGCTTCCAATGGTGGTTCAACGATGAACAATGGACAAACCCAGATCCCGAATAACGTCGATAAGTTCAAGAAAAGCAAATCCAGCAATGGGTCTTGCTCGAAAAGCTGGAATCTCAATGACCCAGAGTTGAGGAGGAAAAAAAGGGTAGCTAGTTATAGGGTTTATAGTGTTGAAGGGAAAGTGAAAGGATCATTGAAGAAGAGTTTTAGATGGCTTAAAGAGAGGTATGTTAGGGTTGTTTATGGATGGtggtaa
- the LOC108466843 gene encoding diacylglycerol O-acyltransferase 1 has product MAMSESPEISGSSTATVIGTSRSESDLNHFAPRRRAVNNAVDARTRVVERNNSGNGETVDARDRMESANFSRENVNENPTNSDTRFTYRPSVPAHWRIKESPLSSDNIFQQSHAGLFNLCVVVLVAVNSRLIIENLMKYGWLIRSGFWFSSRSLRDWPLFMCCLSLPIFPIAAFVVEKLLQQNQISERTLILLHILISTLAVLYPVVVILRCDSAFLSGIALMLFACIVWLKLVSYAHTNSDMRSVAKLTEKGSEGCMYNVSFRSLAYFMAAPTLCYQTSYPRTASIRKNWVVRQFIKLIIFTGLMGFIIEQYINPIVQNSQHPLKANFLYAIERILKLSVPNTYVWLCMFYSFFHLWLNILAELLRFGDREFYKDWWNAKTVEEYWRMWNMPVHKWMVRHIYLPCLRNGIPKGVAVLIAFLVSAIFHELCIAVPCHLFKLWAFFGIMFQAPLVLITSYLQNKFQSSMVGNMIFWFIFCILGQPTCVLLYYHDLMNRKGSAD; this is encoded by the exons aTGGCGATGTCCGAGTCACCGGAGATTTCAGGGAGTAGTACGGCGACGGTGATCGGTACCTCACGTAGCGAGTCAGATCTTAATCATTTTGCGCCCCGTCGTCGAGCCGTGAATAACGCGGTCGATGCACGAACTAGAGTTGTGGAGCGTAACAATTCCGGTAATGGCGAGACAGTGGACGCTAGGGATCGAATGGAATCGGCTAATTTCTCGAGGGAAAACGTGAATGAGAATCCGACTAATTCAGATACGAGGTTCACGTATCGGCCTTCTGTTCCTGCTCATTGGAGGATCAAAGAAAGCCCTCTGAGCTCTGACAATATCTTCCAACAG AGTCATGCAGGCCTGTTTAACCTATGTGTTGTAGTGCTTGTTGCTGTAAACAGCCGGCTTATTATTGAGAACCTGATGAAG TATGGGTGGTTAATCAGATCTGGCTTTTGGTTTAGTTCGAGGTCATTGAGGGATTGGCCTCTTTTTATGTGCTG TCTTTCTCTCCCAATATTCCCAATCGCGGCCTTTGTAGTTGAAAAGTTGTTGCAACAGAATCAAATTTCTGAACGA ACTCTTATTTTACTTCATATACTGATTAGCACGCTTGCAGTTCTATATCCAGTTGTTGTTATTCTCAG GTGTGATTCTGCATTCTTATCAGGCATTGCATTGATGCTATTTGCTTGCATTGTCTGGTTAAAATTGGTCTCCTATGCTCATACTAACAGTGATATGAGATCAGTTGCGAAGTTGACTGAAAAG GGAAGTGAAGGCTGCATGTACAATGTTAGCTTCAGGAGTCTGGCATACTTCATGGCAGCTCCCACATTATGTTACCAG ACAAGCTATCCTCGTACTGCATCAATTAGAAAAAATTGGGTGGTTCGTCAATTTATCAAGTTAATAATATTTACTGGACTCATGGGTTTCATAATAGAACAG TATATCAATCCAATTGTTCAGAACTCTCAGCACCCTTTGAAGGCGAACTTTTTATATGCCATAGAAAGAATTTTGAAGCTTTCAGTTCCAAATACATATGTCTGGCTTTGCATGTTCTACAGCTTCTTTCATCTCTG GTTAAATATATTGGCTGAGCTTCTTCGTTTTGGGGACCGTGAGTTTTATAAAGATTGGTGGAATGCAAAAACTGTTGAGGAG TATTGGAGAATGTGGAATATG cCTGTTCATAAATGGATGGTTCGCCATATCTATTTGCCATGCTTAAGGAACGGTATACCAAAG GGAGTTGCCGTTCTTATCGCCTTCTTGGTTTCTGCTATATTTCATGAG CTCTGCATTGCTGTTCCTTGCCACTTATTTAAGTTATGGGCTTTCTTTGGCATCATGTTTCAG GCTCCCTTGGTCTTGATCACGAGTTATCTTCAAAATAAGTTCCAGAGTTCAATG GTGGGAAATATGATATTCTGGTTCATATTCTGCATTCTTGGTCAACCAACGTGCGTACTTTTATATTATCATGATTTGATGAATCGCAAAGGATCAGCAGATTAA